TTGGTGTAGGGGTACGAGATCAATTTGAAATAGCTGTGTATATGCCCGATTTAAGGGGGCATGGAAGTTCAGGTGGTGACCGAGGTGATGCACCTAGTGATGAACAAGTTTGGCAGGATATTAATACCATGATTACGCATGCGCGTGTTCAGTATCCAAAGCTACCTATCTTTGTCGGTGGACATTCAGGGGGCGCTGGTCTTACGCTTAATTACGCCACTTGGGAGCAAAGAGCGCCTATTGATGGATACGTATTTCTTGCGCCATATTTTGGCTTTCGTTCTGAGACCAGCCACGATAAAGATAAAAATGGCGGTTATGAATTTTCGACAATAAACGTTTCAGACTTTGTGATAAACAGTATGAGTGGAGGGCTATTTTTCGGCCATTCAAAAGCGGTTAAATTTAACTATCCCGCAAGCGTATTAGAAGAAAATCCTCAAATCGTCGCATTTAACACTATCAATATGTCTAAATCAGTAACGCCTTATTCACCTGACACTCAATTATTAGAGTTAAAGCAGTTTGGGTTGTGGATTGGCAATAAAGATGAAGCCTTTGATCCATTAAAGGTAACGCGATTTGCAGAAGAAAACAGCGATATAAAAGCGAATAAGGAAATAAAAATGATTGAAGGGGAAAATCATTTTTCTATTATTATCGGGGCCTCTAACTTTATTGGGTCATGGATAACGAGTGTTATCAGGTAATACAGAACTGAAATAGCTATTTACTTAGAATTAACAATGTAACAAGAGTAACAATGGGACACTCAGTGCGCCGAGCTAAATCGGTACCCGAATTCAACATCAACCGACCATCGAGTCGGTTTTTTCCGTTCAATCAAAAAATATTAACAAATCTAGCATTCATCTCTCGAAATTTTGATTACTAATGGCCGTTAGAGACCAATCATTGTCCTATACAAGCAAGAGTTCCTCTCGTGTATTTATGTATAGTCATCTCCTGCCAATAATAGCGTGAAGTAGCAATCAATTTCTTGTTGGCATCATAGTGGATAAATACTCCTATTTATAATAACAGTTACGTATATTAGGGATCGCAAAGAGGGCGGTGTCGAATAGTTTAACTGTTTATTCAAATGTATTTTGGAGTAGTTGATGTCTACACAAATAACTCATTTAATTAGGTAAATCTTATGTTAGCAAAGAATAAAAAACCACTTCGTTTACTTATGCCTCAATGGCAGGGCGGTAATAATCATGCATACCATTTTGGTGCTCAATTGCTCGCTTGGCTTGCCCCTGCAACGGATGGCCCTATAGAAATCGTTGATATTACATTTGATGAGAATAGACAATTAAAAAATGAAAATGGTATTGTCGGGCGCTCAGAAATTATTCCTCAGTTGTTCAGTGCTAAAGCATTAATAGAAAAACATATGCCAGAAGAGTTGGTGGTATTAGGTGGAGACTGTTTAGTTGATTTAGTGCCTTTTGTGCGTATTCCGGCGAAGGTGAACACCGATTCTGGTTCAACGTGAACACCTAATCATTCAATGTATTGCCCAGCCTCTTTTTTAACTTAAGTGTTCACCATGGGTCAAGTCGTTTAGTATTTTTCGCATTGATTCACCCCGCAGTTTTATCCGATGAGAGTTATGCATTATTCGGTCTAATATGGCGTCAGCCAACGTGTTATCTCCTATCATTTCATACCATTGATCAGTTGGTAATTGACTGATAATGATAACTGAGGCGCATCCGTGACGGTCGTCCATTATTTCCATCAGATCATTACGCTGAGCTGTATTTAGCGGCTCTAGCCCCCAATCATCAAGTATCAACAAGTCGATTTTTGCTAACGTCTTAAGGATCTTCTGATACGTCCCATCAGCTTTAGACTGCGCTAACTCCAGCATCAGGCGAGAGATTCGGTAGTATCGTGTACTAAAACCCTTTAGGCAGGCGGTGTGACCGAAGGCGCAAGCGATATAGGTTTTCCCTGTACCACAGGGCCCTGTGAGCAACAGGTTTTGCGCTTTACTAAGCCAGTCACATTGTGCCAGAGAAGCCACTTGAGATTGCTGCAAGCCTCTCGGGTGCTGGTAGTCTATGTCTCTAAGGTTTGCGCCGAGCTTGAACTTTGCACTGCGGATAAGACGTTGCTGTTTGCGGTTATCGCGATCCTGTTGTTCGCTGTCGACGAGCAACTGTAATCGCTCGTTAAATGATAGGCCTTCATAGGTGCCAGGTTGTTCTGATTGAGTTTGTAGCGCCATCGCCATGCCGCTAAGTTTCAGCTGGCGAAGTTGAGATAAAGTCTGGTCGATCATCGTTATTCTCCTTGTTAGTGAAAGCTTTTAGGGCCGCGAATATTTTCATGGTTCTGCGGCAGTGCCGAGTCAACACACTGTTTATCTCGTGGTAACTTATCTTGATTGCTTAGTAATATGGCTTTGATATTTTTCAGCTTAACGAGCGATTGGTCATTTGCGATGGCGCAAGCGGCATTGAGGCGATTGACTGGGTAGGATTTGCTTAAGTTCAACAGCCCTAGGCACACACGATAAGCGAGTTCTGGGTGAGGTTTTCTGTCGAGTTGGCCAGCAACCCAAAGCAATGTATCGGGTCCCACATCTTTCGCCCAGCTCTTTAACCTACCAGGACTCCATTGCTGATGTTTCGCGTGTTTTCTCGGCATGTGCCCAGGCTCAGAGGTTGTGCCTGGATAATGTTTTCTGACGTGGGTGGCTAGCAGATGCGTTTTAAAGTAAATCTTCATCAGCTTATCGCTGGCGTGACACTCTATTTTTTCACCCACGAGGTGATGTGGAACCGAGTATAGATGCTGTTCATATTGGATATGATAATCAATGTTGACCTTCGCCGTCTTGATATCAACATACTGATACGGGTGGGTTGGCAGCGCTTTTAACAAGGGTTTATCAAGCTGCTCGAACCATTGTTTCCGGTTGCCAGGTAGCTGCTTAAAGGGTCTTGAGTTAACCTCAACGAGCAATGATGCGATGCATTGATTAAGCTCCGCTAGTGAAAAGAAGGTGTGATGGCGCAGACGGGCTAAAATCCAACGTTCAATGATTTGCACGCCCACTTCAGCCTTTGCTTTATCTTTAGGTTTGTAAGGTCTAGCGGGTACGACAGCGACACTATAGTGCTCAGCAAGTTGCTGGTAACTAGGGTTTAACTCCGGATCATAACGACAAGAACGGCTAACGGCACTGCGGAGATTATCAGGCACCACCATGACAGGTGTGCCACCTAAGAACTCAAAGGTACGCACATGACTAGCCAGCCAATCTGGTAAGCGCTGGCTCCAAGTTGCTTCGGCATAGGTATAATTTGAGGCACCAAGCACGGCAACAAAGATCTCAGAAAATCGTATTTCACCTGTCGATGGCGACACCACTGGCATTCTTTGGCCAGCGTAATCAACAAATAACTTGTCGCCAGCTTTATGCGTCTGGCGCATTGAGCGCTTTTGTTTCTTAGCCCAATTGAGGTAACGATCGCAGAACTGAGAGTAACTTAAGCAACGATTAGGATACTGCTGACAATATTCTTCCCAGAGTAACCGCTTGGTCATTCCTTTCCCTTTGAGCTCCAGGTGAAGTACTGGCCAATCTGGCATTTGAAAACGAGTAGAGGCCCGAGTATCGGCTTTGGGGTAAAAGAGCCTGGCTAACTCGGTATCGTCTAGTTCGTTAGGCAAGGGCCAAGAAAGACTTAGTTCGTTGGCCCTAGTCAGCAATTTTTGAATGGCACCAACACTGACTTTTGTGCTGGCATTGATTTGGCGAACGCTGAGTTTTGCTTCTAAACGCAGCCTTAAAACATCTCTGATTTTACGCATTGTGATCCTCTTTGTAGCCATAACCCTTCCTTAATCGTTAAAAGGGTAAATATGGCACTGAAAGATATTATTAATCAATGCATTGAAATGATTCCGGTTCATGGTGAACACCAATTCCGGAAATTAGGGTAAAAGTGTTCACGATAAAGCCGGAATCACTGTTCACGATAAACCAGAATGGGTGTTCACGATGCGCCGGATTAGGTGTTCACGTTAGGCCGGAATATGCACCTTTTGCTTATTTACAGGAAAAGTATGGTGATGATCTGGGTATCTTATGGGTGGATGCACACCCAGATATTATGACATCTGAACAGTTTGAACATTCTCATGCCTCGGTTTTACGAGCGCTGATGGGAGAGGGTGACAGCGATCTCACTCAGTTTGTTAACCGACCGATTGCAGCCAATAAGATAATGTATGCTGGTGTAAATAATGAAAGTGACTATGAAGCTGATTTCCTAAAAAAGAGAAATATGCGTGTTTGTCGCCCTGAAGATATTCACACTAATATCACCCCTATTAGGCAATGGATTGATGAGGAAAATATTAAGGTGTTAGCGATACATCTAGATTTAGATGTTTTAAGCATATCAAATTTTGGATCGCTGTTATTCAACAGCCCAAATGTAGCCGCAGATACTTTTGATGGTATCGCTCAAGGACAGTTAACGATGGAAGATGTCATTAAGGTTATCAATGTGGCCAGTGAAAAGAGCAAGGTTGTTGGCATTGGTATTGCTGAGCATCTACCTTGGGATTCGTTATCCCTTAAAAATATGCTTGAGCAATTACCATTACTTGGAAAGCGCGAGTAATACAGTTTATGATCAGTTATTTATAGGGAATAAAACAATGAAGTTAGCATTAATCCGAGCTGTGTTTTATTCAGCTTGACCATGTACGTTGGAATAAATAGTCCCCGCTATTTATTCCTTTTAGTTTGTTCGGTACAGATCTTTGGGGGAGATACCGTATTGCTTTTTAAACGTTCGACTAAACTGAGACAGATCTTTGTAGCCAAATGTTAATGCCGCTTGCGTTACGTTACTGACTTTTCTGGTCGCTAATGCTTCGTAAGCAAAGCTCAAACGTTGCATTTGCAACCAATTTCTTGGTGTTTCACCTATCTCCGCAAACAAGCGACTTAATGTTCTTACCGAAACATTATTTTCAGTTGCGATACGATTTATGCTCAGTTCCTCATCGGTGATGTGTCTATGAATGTAGGTTTTAATTTCACTTAACAGTTTGCTATGACCTGTGTCTGTTGCTTGCTCTCGCCCATCACTTGCACGTTGCATTGCTGTTGTAAGCATTTCCAACGTTGGCAGGATAAACTCATTTTTTTGACTTAGTTCAGGAGACGATGCAATGACTAAAGTATCTTGCATAAGTGATTTAATCAGTTTGCCATATACTGATTGGCATTTAATTATCGTTCCTCCTAACTGATCGATATGAGATATTTTTGTCTGAACTAATGAACGGGGAAGCTTAAGTAGCATGGATTTATAAGCGTTGCTGTAATTAAAGCAGTAGGGTTTAGCTGAATCGTAGATCAATATATCGCCAGCTTGATGTTTAACCTGATGATCATTTTGACTAAAATAACCTTCCCCCTCTAGCATGATAGAAAGAAAAATATCTTCACGAGGCGTTGAACGCAAATCCGATGGACGTCGATCGTAGCGGATACCATCGGAAATAACATGGCTTAGTTCCGCTAGACCAACATCTTGTACTGTTGTGGTTGCACTGAAATTTTCTTTGTTGTTTGTTAGGCCCGTACACGGTGCATAATATTTAGTGACCACCTCATGC
The Gammaproteobacteria bacterium genome window above contains:
- a CDS encoding alpha/beta fold hydrolase, with amino-acid sequence MKLSYVLVIIMALFLFVTQSQAKQLEQPLDKFFSLKEIKNADKKALSTLEYVQASDDISLAFRSYLPLQAKAILIFYHGAGAHSGLSYNHIGVGVRDQFEIAVYMPDLRGHGSSGGDRGDAPSDEQVWQDINTMITHARVQYPKLPIFVGGHSGGAGLTLNYATWEQRAPIDGYVFLAPYFGFRSETSHDKDKNGGYEFSTINVSDFVINSMSGGLFFGHSKAVKFNYPASVLEENPQIVAFNTINMSKSVTPYSPDTQLLELKQFGLWIGNKDEAFDPLKVTRFAEENSDIKANKEIKMIEGENHFSIIIGASNFIGSWITSVIR
- a CDS encoding ATP-binding protein — encoded protein: MIDQTLSQLRQLKLSGMAMALQTQSEQPGTYEGLSFNERLQLLVDSEQQDRDNRKQQRLIRSAKFKLGANLRDIDYQHPRGLQQSQVASLAQCDWLSKAQNLLLTGPCGTGKTYIACAFGHTACLKGFSTRYYRISRLMLELAQSKADGTYQKILKTLAKIDLLILDDWGLEPLNTAQRNDLMEIMDDRHGCASVIIISQLPTDQWYEMIGDNTLADAILDRIMHNSHRIKLRGESMRKILNDLTHGEHLS
- a CDS encoding IS21 family transposase, which produces MATKRITMRKIRDVLRLRLEAKLSVRQINASTKVSVGAIQKLLTRANELSLSWPLPNELDDTELARLFYPKADTRASTRFQMPDWPVLHLELKGKGMTKRLLWEEYCQQYPNRCLSYSQFCDRYLNWAKKQKRSMRQTHKAGDKLFVDYAGQRMPVVSPSTGEIRFSEIFVAVLGASNYTYAEATWSQRLPDWLASHVRTFEFLGGTPVMVVPDNLRSAVSRSCRYDPELNPSYQQLAEHYSVAVVPARPYKPKDKAKAEVGVQIIERWILARLRHHTFFSLAELNQCIASLLVEVNSRPFKQLPGNRKQWFEQLDKPLLKALPTHPYQYVDIKTAKVNIDYHIQYEQHLYSVPHHLVGEKIECHASDKLMKIYFKTHLLATHVRKHYPGTTSEPGHMPRKHAKHQQWSPGRLKSWAKDVGPDTLLWVAGQLDRKPHPELAYRVCLGLLNLSKSYPVNRLNAACAIANDQSLVKLKNIKAILLSNQDKLPRDKQCVDSALPQNHENIRGPKSFH
- a CDS encoding helix-turn-helix domain-containing protein gives rise to the protein MSMVFSTDSLENKDKFSYWHEVVTKYYAPCTGLTNNKENFSATTTVQDVGLAELSHVISDGIRYDRRPSDLRSTPREDIFLSIMLEGEGYFSQNDHQVKHQAGDILIYDSAKPYCFNYSNAYKSMLLKLPRSLVQTKISHIDQLGGTIIKCQSVYGKLIKSLMQDTLVIASSPELSQKNEFILPTLEMLTTAMQRASDGREQATDTGHSKLLSEIKTYIHRHITDEELSINRIATENNVSVRTLSRLFAEIGETPRNWLQMQRLSFAYEALATRKVSNVTQAALTFGYKDLSQFSRTFKKQYGISPKDLYRTN